The nucleotide window CACCCAATAGCATACAGTTCCGAAggtttttcttttctgaAGAGCCTTTGACATGTTTTCTGCTCAAATATGCAGATTTAAAAACGACAAACATCGTTAGTATTGCATATATCACTTCATGGAAAGATGGGTCTGTCAAAACCCCCATATAAAGCGCGGTAACAACCACCGCAGTGACTGATATCACTGTTGCAATAATCCATTGCTTCTTCTTGGATGCATTGGTCATTGCATCACTCCCCTTCTTTTCCTGCTCGCATAACACACTCCAGGCTGGAATGCATGTGACATACAACATCGGCAACTCATCCAATAACTGATACTTATATTGAAGGGACATATGGAATAGCCAAGAACCAAATCCAACAAGCCCAAAGCCTAACGATGTCAGTATAAAACGTGATTCGAGGTTATGGCGTATACCAGAGTACAACAAGTAAAACGACAACACAAAGAAAATACTGTTGCTAACCGTATTCGACCATTCCGCAAAATAGTATGACACAACGTAATTCTCTTCACACCAATCGATTGTCGCACTCGGCTGGCCCCAGTAACCGTCTATGGGTACATC belongs to Eremothecium sinecaudum strain ATCC 58844 chromosome IV, complete sequence and includes:
- the YDC1 gene encoding alkaline dihydroceramidase (Syntenic homolog of Ashbya gossypii AGR199W; Syntenic homolog of Saccharomyces cerevisiae YPL087W (YDC1) and YBR183W (YPC1)), which encodes MVNMMGRIFGTAWELLRIRPYPDVPIDGYWGQPSATIDWCEENYVVSYYFAEWSNTVSNSIFFVLSFYLLYSGIRHNLESRFILTSLGFGLVGFGSWLFHMSLQYKYQLLDELPMLYVTCIPAWSVLCEQEKKGSDAMTNASKKKQWIIATVISVTAVVVTALYMGVLTDPSFHEVIYAILTMFVVFKSAYLSRKHVKGSSEKKNLRNCMLLGVLLFLIAYVMWQLDVHRCDLWIGIRRHLMLPFGTLLELHAWWHLLTGLGVYYFIVSLIYLRLVLHSKQDNYVMIWRWKMLPEVVHNKNALWKNYSYEFLGPYNSSPQRLKTSHVE